In the Larus michahellis chromosome 6, bLarMic1.1, whole genome shotgun sequence genome, one interval contains:
- the MBNL1 gene encoding muscleblind-like protein 1 isoform X15: MPEGRCSRENCKYLHPPPHLKTQLEINGRNNLIQQKNMAMLAQQMQLANAMMPGAPLQPVPMFSVAPSLATNASAAFNPYLGPVSPGLVPAEILPTAPMLVTGNPGVPVPAAAAAAAQKLMRTDRLEVCREYQRGNCNRGENDCRFAHPADSAMIDTNDNTVTVCMDYIKGRCSREKCKYFHPPAHLQAKIKAAQYQVNQAAAAQAAATAAAMGIPQAVLPPLPKRPALEKTNGATAVFNTGIFQYQQALANMQLQQHTAFLPPDTHNICRTSD, encoded by the exons GGTCGATGTTCAAGGGAAAACTGCAAATACCTTCACCCACCACCACACTTAAAAACGCAGCTGGAGATAAATGGACGCAATAACCTGATTcagcagaagaatatggccatGCTGGCCCAGCAGATGCAGCTTGCCAATGCCATGATGCCTGGTGCCCCGTTGCAGCCTGTG CCGATGTTTTCTGTTGCACCGAGCTTAGCCACCAACGCATCAGCCGCCTTCAACCCCTACCTGGGGCCTGTCTCCCCAGGCCTGGTCCCAGCGGAGATCCTGCCCACCGCCCCGATGCTGGTGACAGGGAACCCTGGTGTCCcggttcctgctgctgctgccgccgctgcccaAAAGCTGATGAGGACAGACAGGCTGGAG GTATGTCGAGAGTACCAGCGTGGCAACTGCAACAGGGGAGAGAACGACTGCCGGTTCGCTCACCCCGCCGACAGCGCGATGATCGACACCAACGACAACACTGTCACTGTCTGCATGGATTACATCAAAGGGAGATGCTCACGGGAAAAGTGCAAATATTTTCACCCTCCTGCACACCTGCAAGCCAAGATCAAGGCTGCCCAGTACCAGGTTAACCAAGCTGcagctgcccaggcagcagcGACTGCAGCTGCCATG GGAATTCCTCAAGCTGTACTTCCCCCATTACCAAAGAGGCCTGCGCTTGAAAAAACCAATGGTGCCACTGCAGTCTTTAACACTGGTATTTTCCAATACCAGCAAGCTCTTGCCAACATGCAGTTACAGCAGCATACAGCCTTTCTCCCACCAG
- the MBNL1 gene encoding muscleblind-like protein 1 isoform X16, with amino-acid sequence MAMLAQQMQLANAMMPGAPLQPVPMFSVAPSLATNASAAFNPYLGPVSPGLVPAEILPTAPMLVTGNPGVPVPAAAAAAAQKLMRTDRLEVCREYQRGNCNRGENDCRFAHPADSAMIDTNDNTVTVCMDYIKGRCSREKCKYFHPPAHLQAKIKAAQYQVNQAAAAQAAATAAAMGIPQAVLPPLPKRPALEKTNGATAVFNTGIFQYQQALANMQLQQHTAFLPPDTHNICRTSD; translated from the exons atggccatGCTGGCCCAGCAGATGCAGCTTGCCAATGCCATGATGCCTGGTGCCCCGTTGCAGCCTGTG CCGATGTTTTCTGTTGCACCGAGCTTAGCCACCAACGCATCAGCCGCCTTCAACCCCTACCTGGGGCCTGTCTCCCCAGGCCTGGTCCCAGCGGAGATCCTGCCCACCGCCCCGATGCTGGTGACAGGGAACCCTGGTGTCCcggttcctgctgctgctgccgccgctgcccaAAAGCTGATGAGGACAGACAGGCTGGAG GTATGTCGAGAGTACCAGCGTGGCAACTGCAACAGGGGAGAGAACGACTGCCGGTTCGCTCACCCCGCCGACAGCGCGATGATCGACACCAACGACAACACTGTCACTGTCTGCATGGATTACATCAAAGGGAGATGCTCACGGGAAAAGTGCAAATATTTTCACCCTCCTGCACACCTGCAAGCCAAGATCAAGGCTGCCCAGTACCAGGTTAACCAAGCTGcagctgcccaggcagcagcGACTGCAGCTGCCATG GGAATTCCTCAAGCTGTACTTCCCCCATTACCAAAGAGGCCTGCGCTTGAAAAAACCAATGGTGCCACTGCAGTCTTTAACACTGGTATTTTCCAATACCAGCAAGCTCTTGCCAACATGCAGTTACAGCAGCATACAGCCTTTCTCCCACCAG